In one Phyllostomus discolor isolate MPI-MPIP mPhyDis1 chromosome 8, mPhyDis1.pri.v3, whole genome shotgun sequence genomic region, the following are encoded:
- the IGFBP4 gene encoding insulin-like growth factor-binding protein 4, translated as MLPICLVAALLLAAGPGPSLGDEAIHCPPCSEEKLARCRPPVGCEELVREPGCGCCATCALGKGMPCGVYTPRCGSGLRCYPPPGVEKPLHTLMHGQGVCMELAEIEAIQESMQPSDKDEDDHPNNSFSPCGAHDRRCLQKHFAKIRDRSNSGGKMKVIGMPREEARPMPQGSCQSELHRALERLAASQGRTHEDLYIIPIPNCDRNGNFHPKQCHPALDGQRGKCWCVDRKTGVRLSGDLEPNGELDCHQLADSFHE; from the exons ATGCTGCCTATCTGCCTCGTGGCCGCCCTGCTGCTGGCCGCCGGGCCCGGGCCGAGCCTGGGAGACGAAGCCATCCACTGCCCGCCCTGCTCCGAGGAGAAGCTGGCGCGCTGCCGCCCCCCCGTGGGCTGCGAGGAGCTGGTGCGCGAGCCCGGCTGCGGCTGTTGCGCCACTTGCGCCCTGGGCAAGGGGATGCCCTGCGGGGTGTACACCCCCCGCTGCGGCTCGGGCCTGCGCTGCTACCCACCCCCAGGGGTGGAGAAGCCCCTGCACACGCTGATGCACGGGCAGGGCGTGTGCATGGAGCTGGCGGAAATCGAGGCCATCCAGGAAAGCATGCAGCCCTCTG ACAAGGATGAGGACGACCACCCCAACAACAGCTTCAGCCCCTGCGGTGCCCATGACCGCAGATGCCTGCAGAAGCACTTTGCCAAAATTCGAGACCGGAGCAACAGTGGGGGCAAGATGAAGGTCATTGGGATGCCCCGGGAGGAAGCCCGGCCTATG ccccagggctcctgccagAGTGAGCTGCACCGGGCCCTGGAGCGGCTGGCCGCCTCGCAGGGCCGCACCCATGAGGACCTCTACATCATCCCCATCCCCAACTGCGACCGCAACGGCAACTTCCACCCCAAGCAG TGCCACCCCGCCCTGGACGGGCAGCGCGGCAAGTGCTGGTGCGTGGACCGGAAGACAGGAGTGAGGCTGTCAGGGGACCTGGAGCCCAATGGGGAGCTGGACTGCCACCAGTTGGCTGACAGCTTCCATGAGTGA